One genomic region from Candidatus Melainabacteria bacterium encodes:
- the wecB gene encoding UDP-N-acetylglucosamine 2-epimerase (non-hydrolyzing) yields MKKIAIVIGTRPEVIKLAPVYLELKKSKKLKPILINTGQHKEMTDQMLKWLGIKEDYNLHLMEKNQSLPNLTARVIESTYKVFEKIKPDLVMVEGDTTSVMAASLAAFYLKIPIAHVEAGLRTNNIYNPYPEEMARRMVSHLATIHFAPTDKAVLNLKKENIKNNVFKTGNTIIDALLYTIKNYCRDAWPCVSTDKINFKKHRVILVTMHRRENFGKAHKEITKTLIKILNKFPDIAVLLPLHKNPKVRNVISPILRKHKRAFLTEPLDYVPFVYAMKNCYLILTDSGGVQEEAPTFRKPVLVLRTTTERPEGIKAGSAKLVGINPEKIFKEVSKLLTDKKAYNKMVKVKNPYGDGNAAKRIARILIRLIPI; encoded by the coding sequence ATGAAGAAGATAGCCATCGTTATAGGCACACGTCCAGAGGTAATAAAATTAGCCCCTGTTTATCTAGAATTAAAAAAATCTAAAAAATTAAAACCAATTTTAATAAACACTGGTCAGCACAAAGAAATGACTGATCAAATGCTTAAGTGGCTTGGGATTAAAGAAGATTATAATTTACATCTTATGGAAAAGAATCAATCCTTGCCAAACCTTACAGCAAGGGTGATTGAGAGTACATATAAAGTCTTTGAAAAAATAAAACCTGATTTAGTAATGGTAGAAGGAGATACAACAAGTGTTATGGCTGCAAGTTTAGCTGCGTTTTATTTAAAAATTCCAATTGCACATGTTGAAGCAGGGCTTAGAACAAACAATATTTATAATCCATATCCAGAAGAAATGGCAAGAAGAATGGTATCTCATCTTGCAACAATTCATTTTGCACCTACAGATAAAGCAGTTTTAAATTTAAAAAAAGAAAATATAAAAAATAATGTTTTTAAGACAGGAAATACGATTATTGATGCATTGTTGTATACAATAAAAAATTACTGTAGAGACGCATGGCCATGCGTCTCTACAGACAAAATCAATTTTAAAAAACATCGTGTGATTTTGGTAACGATGCACCGCCGTGAAAATTTTGGTAAAGCACACAAGGAAATTACAAAAACATTAATAAAGATTTTAAATAAATTTCCTGATATTGCAGTGCTTTTACCTCTTCATAAGAATCCAAAAGTTAGAAACGTAATAAGTCCTATTTTAAGAAAACATAAAAGAGCATTTTTAACTGAACCACTTGATTATGTACCATTTGTGTATGCTATGAAAAATTGTTATTTGATTTTAACTGATTCAGGCGGAGTACAAGAAGAAGCACCAACCTTTAGAAAGCCAGTACTAGTGCTTCGTACAACAACGGAACGTCCTGAAGGGATAAAAGCAGGCTCTGCAAAATTAGTTGGTATTAATCCAGAAAAAATATTTAAAGAAGTTTCAAAATTACTAACAGACAAAAAAGCATATAACAAAATGGTAAAAGTAAAAAATCCATATGGAGATGGTAATGCTGCTAAAAGGATAGCAAGGATTTTAATCA
- the lpxD gene encoding UDP-3-O-(3-hydroxymyristoyl)glucosamine N-acyltransferase has protein sequence MPKVVPKTLDEIRAFIDGELDGRKDLVIDSLATSPDSSTSDDLLLIFEEKYLKNIQELKAKALVVSCDLKEKFSETKLPKIWVKRPRLVLKKLLNLFSKLKSFPKAGIHEKAIVDLSSKISKTACIGANVYIGANCIVGENTIIYPNCTILDNSQIGNNVILHPGVVIGSDGYSYVTEEESNLEKAKKGNFNFNLGRQIQHKISSIGNVIIEDDVEIGANSCVDAGTIGSTIIGAGTKIDNLVQIAHNCKIGKDCLIVGQVGFAGSVQTGDRIIVGGQTGFADNINIGSDVIFVARSAVHGDIPSNSIYIGMPAVPYKEYFKNEKEMKRLPRKFENLEARLKSLEEKLRIGV, from the coding sequence ATGCCTAAGGTAGTTCCAAAAACATTAGATGAAATTAGAGCTTTTATAGATGGTGAATTAGATGGTAGAAAAGATCTAGTTATAGACAGTTTAGCAACATCTCCTGACAGTTCTACCAGTGACGATCTACTTCTTATTTTTGAAGAAAAGTATTTAAAGAATATTCAAGAATTAAAAGCAAAAGCTTTAGTAGTTTCTTGTGATTTAAAAGAAAAATTTTCTGAAACTAAATTACCAAAAATATGGGTAAAAAGACCAAGATTAGTTTTAAAAAAATTACTTAATCTTTTTAGTAAGCTAAAATCTTTTCCAAAAGCAGGTATTCATGAAAAAGCAATTGTTGACTTATCTTCCAAGATTTCTAAAACTGCATGCATTGGTGCAAATGTTTACATTGGAGCAAATTGTATAGTTGGCGAGAATACTATAATTTACCCAAACTGTACTATCTTAGACAATTCACAGATTGGAAATAATGTAATTTTACATCCAGGTGTTGTAATTGGATCTGATGGTTATAGTTATGTTACAGAAGAAGAAAGTAATTTAGAAAAAGCAAAAAAAGGTAATTTTAATTTTAATCTAGGTCGTCAAATACAACATAAAATCTCATCAATTGGAAATGTAATTATTGAGGATGATGTTGAAATTGGAGCAAATAGTTGTGTTGATGCTGGGACAATTGGATCTACAATAATTGGTGCAGGTACAAAAATAGATAACCTAGTACAAATTGCTCACAATTGTAAAATCGGAAAAGATTGTTTAATTGTAGGTCAGGTTGGTTTTGCTGGCAGTGTCCAGACTGGCGACAGGATTATAGTTGGCGGGCAGACTGGTTTTGCAGACAATATAAATATTGGAAGTGATGTGATTTTTGTAGCAAGAAGTGCAGTTCATGGTGATATTCCATCAAATAGTATTTATATTGGAATGCCAGCAGTACCATATAAAGAATATTTTAAGAATGAAAAAGAAATGAAACGATTGCCAAGAAAATTTGAAAATCTTGAAGCACGGTTAAAATCACTAGAAGAAAAATTACGCATAGGAGTGTAG
- a CDS encoding OmpH family outer membrane protein, whose amino-acid sequence MNRILSLLVLITFISWPSYGLAQSSSKIGVVDGERLFDEFPSAQDATKKIADAQDELKDTISETEKIYSEFEKQKKSDSEKLTKKKELQAKIDLKAQETKKMIETLSTQIENDILQAIKKIAGEKGLDVILDKRAVLVGGTDITDSVSLQLKKKAPLANGDPANINQLKK is encoded by the coding sequence ATGAATAGAATATTGAGTTTATTAGTGCTGATTACTTTTATTTCTTGGCCTAGTTATGGTTTAGCTCAAAGCAGTTCAAAAATTGGTGTTGTAGATGGGGAAAGGCTTTTTGATGAGTTTCCTAGTGCACAAGATGCTACTAAAAAAATTGCAGATGCTCAAGATGAATTAAAAGATACCATTAGTGAGACTGAAAAAATTTATAGTGAATTTGAAAAACAGAAAAAATCAGATTCTGAAAAATTAACTAAGAAAAAAGAACTTCAAGCAAAAATAGATTTAAAAGCTCAAGAAACAAAAAAGATGATTGAAACGTTATCAACTCAGATTGAGAATGATATTTTACAAGCAATTAAAAAAATTGCAGGAGAAAAAGGGCTTGATGTTATTCTTGATAAGAGAGCTGTCCTTGTTGGTGGAACTGATATTACTGATTCTGTATCTCTTCAATTAAAGAAAAAAGCACCACTTGCTAATGGAGATCCAGCAAACATAAATCAATTAAAAAAGTAG
- a CDS encoding BamA/TamA family outer membrane protein, which translates to MIKKKDSPNPVLMNITKKNQWLSGVLSCLLINSFLFQLFIPAYAQSGFSNIGSLFNKLKQSDERGKNEKANLDQAALIKQVLIQGNRLISEKQILDTIDSKVGTEFNKDKVLNDLESIDRLGYFVRDSIQANPEQEKDGVLLKIRIEENNPISRVQIVGNKIISSEELLVTFQDLIGLPESLTKISEALDLIERKYRERGFVLARVSDISLDPDGTLTINLNEGIIDKVVIKGNLKTKEKYIKRFTPNLRGGETYNEILLVQDFRALQGTGLFNDVRRTLTSSKENPGKYDLSIEVEEKRNTSFGFGGGVNTLNGVFANFGFSNNNLFGEGKSVSLNTQFGTGILANTIINQRFLADRKTAQVEARYLDPNFLGTNNSVSFFTHGYTFNSYLVDLAQEKNIGLGVSLTRPLGMNLLGGFDLSGESVDLKEYGSQATDFLTDQLVNVDDGKLLGGITEKNIFKPGQSISEHELSVQKAQAGELAKKIREEQLQDGRYLSFSPTLAFDSRDNLLDPKKGSYNKINFGQAIGIGNGSFTKLGVDLRRYIPVGQKTTLAFNLQGSSRLLGDIPMYNQFKAGGYYGVRGYRSFSDLGIGSRSLLASAEIRTPLLDTIPGFQNTPLGQNLKLVFFTDLGYVGGNSRINRLFNRLDTALSTGIGLRANVPMLGSIRIDYGIPFMRTLWHSKNIFGRFNFGLGERF; encoded by the coding sequence TTGATAAAAAAGAAAGATTCACCAAATCCTGTCTTAATGAATATTACAAAAAAAAATCAATGGTTGTCTGGAGTTCTAAGTTGTTTATTAATTAATAGCTTTCTTTTTCAGCTATTTATTCCAGCATATGCCCAGTCAGGGTTTTCAAATATTGGTTCTTTATTTAATAAATTAAAACAAAGTGATGAACGTGGTAAAAATGAAAAAGCAAACTTAGACCAGGCTGCCCTGATAAAGCAGGTTTTAATTCAAGGAAATAGATTAATTTCAGAAAAGCAAATATTAGATACCATTGATTCTAAAGTTGGCACAGAATTTAACAAAGATAAGGTTTTAAATGATCTGGAGTCCATTGACAGATTAGGTTATTTTGTCAGGGACAGTATTCAAGCAAATCCTGAGCAAGAAAAAGATGGTGTGTTATTAAAAATTAGAATTGAAGAAAATAATCCAATTTCAAGAGTACAAATTGTTGGCAATAAAATAATTTCTTCTGAAGAACTCTTAGTAACTTTTCAGGATTTAATTGGTTTACCAGAAAGTTTAACTAAGATATCAGAAGCATTAGATTTAATTGAAAGAAAATACAGAGAACGTGGTTTTGTTTTAGCAAGAGTTAGTGATATTTCTCTTGATCCAGACGGTACTTTAACAATAAACCTAAACGAAGGAATCATAGATAAAGTTGTTATTAAAGGGAATTTAAAAACAAAAGAAAAATACATAAAGAGATTTACTCCTAACTTAAGAGGGGGTGAAACTTACAATGAGATTTTATTAGTTCAAGACTTTAGAGCTCTTCAAGGCACAGGATTATTTAACGATGTACGCAGAACACTTACTTCATCAAAAGAAAATCCAGGAAAATATGATTTAAGTATTGAAGTTGAAGAAAAAAGAAATACTTCATTTGGTTTTGGTGGCGGGGTAAATACTTTAAATGGGGTATTTGCTAACTTTGGATTTAGTAATAATAATCTTTTTGGAGAAGGAAAAAGTGTTTCTCTTAATACTCAGTTTGGCACAGGGATTTTAGCTAACACAATTATTAATCAAAGATTCTTAGCAGACAGAAAAACAGCTCAAGTTGAAGCAAGGTATTTGGATCCTAACTTTTTAGGTACAAATAATTCTGTTAGCTTTTTTACTCATGGTTATACATTTAATAGTTACTTGGTTGACTTGGCTCAGGAAAAAAATATTGGTTTAGGAGTTTCTTTAACAAGACCGCTTGGTATGAACTTGCTGGGTGGTTTTGATTTAAGTGGAGAAAGTGTTGACTTAAAAGAATATGGTTCACAAGCAACTGACTTTTTAACAGATCAGCTAGTAAATGTTGATGATGGAAAGCTTTTAGGTGGGATTACTGAGAAAAATATTTTTAAACCTGGGCAATCAATCTCTGAGCATGAATTATCAGTACAAAAAGCACAAGCAGGTGAGCTTGCAAAAAAAATCAGGGAAGAACAATTACAAGATGGAAGATATCTTAGTTTTAGTCCAACACTTGCATTTGACAGCCGGGACAACTTATTAGATCCTAAAAAAGGTTCTTACAATAAAATTAATTTTGGTCAAGCAATTGGTATTGGAAATGGTAGTTTTACAAAGCTTGGAGTTGATTTAAGACGATATATTCCAGTAGGACAAAAAACAACACTTGCATTTAATTTACAAGGCTCCTCGAGATTGTTAGGTGATATCCCAATGTACAATCAATTTAAAGCTGGTGGTTATTATGGAGTTAGAGGTTACAGATCTTTTTCAGATTTAGGGATTGGTTCAAGGAGCTTACTTGCAAGTGCTGAAATTAGAACACCTTTGTTAGATACTATACCGGGTTTTCAAAATACACCACTTGGTCAAAATTTAAAACTTGTTTTCTTTACTGATTTAGGTTATGTAGGAGGTAATAGCAGGATAAACAGATTGTTTAACAGATTAGATACTGCATTGTCAACAGGTATTGGACTTAGAGCAAATGTTCCAATGCTTGGATCAATTAGAATTGATTATGGTATACCATTTATGAGAACTTTATGGCATAGTAAAAATATATTTGGAAGGTTTAATTTTGGATTAGGTGAAAGATTCTGA